Proteins found in one Carassius auratus strain Wakin chromosome 12, ASM336829v1, whole genome shotgun sequence genomic segment:
- the LOC113111577 gene encoding pleckstrin homology domain-containing family S member 1-like isoform X3, with protein sequence MKTKQGRATATTFYSEPAVEELYTGYLVKSPPLTLTKNTKSWKNRFFVLSKIGENTFQLTYHADEKRDKPLGVIDISKISLLFISPETHQKWDWVKKQAKGSPSSVLFLKVEDEKQSREYFLIGKDRADVDGWLNALFKAMKTQKSQNKLQHTDDSQDKRSRSITLPADLSEPNGEDQADNRRSAFELTSLPQYDHYDYPRKLSEPPIPVTRKIPVIKEKDEKEGKQDEPPEDNSEYMTMGSVQRMKDDQQEDDKACKEKNESETNVEKEVIGSQNGVTNNLFLAQGGTPCLKGNQSLPPDTVQAIQNCIKTLTKKEAKLLIQRLPDLTLKPAQHTEDTKQRLMQNLFSPSK encoded by the exons CAACGGCTACAACATTTTACAGTGAACCAGCAGTGGAGGAACTGTACACTGGATACCTGGTCAAGTCCCCACCTCTGACCCTGACTAAAAACACT AAATCATGGAAGAATCGTTTCTTTGTGCTCTCCAAGATCGGTGAAAACACCTTCCAGCTGACATATCATGCAgacgaaaagagagacaaacccTTGGGAGTGATAGACATTTCTAA GATCAGCTTGCTGTTCATTAGCCCTGAGACACATCAGAAGTGGGACTGGGTCAAGAAACAAGCAAAGGGCTCTCCATCCTCTGTGCTGTTCTTGAAAGTGGAAGACGAGAAACAATCTAGAGAATATTTCCTCATTGGAAAAGACCG tGCTGATGTGGATGGTTGGCTCAATGCATTATTCAAGGCGATGAAGACCcagaaatcacaaaataaactacAACACACAGATGATAGTCAG GACAAGAGATCTAGATCAATTACTCTACCTGCAGACCTTTCAGAACCAAACGGTGAAGATCAGGCTGATAACAGACGGTCAGCATTTGAATTAACTTCTCTGCCACAATACGATCATTATGACTATCCCCGCAAGCTGAGCGAACCTCCAATACCAGTAACACGCAAG ATTCCAGTTATTAAGGAAAAAGATGAGAAGGAAGGGAAGCAGGATGAACCTCCAGAGGACAACAGTGAATACATGACCATGGGATCAGT GCAAAGGATGAAAGATGACCAACAGGAGGATGACAAAGCATGCAAAGAGAAAAA TGAATCGGAAACAAATGTTGAGAAGGAGGTCATCGGTAGTCAAAATGGTGTGACAAACAATCTGTTCTTGGCACAAGGCGGCACACCATG TTTAAAGGGGAATCAGAGCCTGCCCCCAGACACAGTACAAGCGATTCAGAACTGCATAAAAACACTAACCAAAAAGGAG GCAAAACTCCTAATTCAACGGCTTCCAGACCTCACTCTGAAACCTGCCCAACACACTGAGGACACAAAACAAAGGCTAATGCAAAATCTCTTTTCACCATCGAAATAA
- the LOC113111577 gene encoding pleckstrin homology domain-containing family S member 1-like isoform X2 gives MSNNKKSSTATTFYSEPAVEELYTGYLVKSPPLTLTKNTKSWKNRFFVLSKIGENTFQLTYHADEKRDKPLGVIDISKISLLFISPETHQKWDWVKKQAKGSPSSVLFLKVEDEKQSREYFLIGKDRADVDGWLNALFKAMKTQKSQNKLQHTDDSQDKRSRSITLPADLSEPNGEDQADNRRSAFELTSLPQYDHYDYPRKLSEPPIPVTRKIPVIKEKDEKEGKQDEPPEDNSEYMTMGSVQRMKDDQQEDDKACKEKNESETNVEKEVIGSQNGVTNNLFLAQGGTPCLKGNQSLPPDTVQAIQNCIKTLTKKEAKLLIQRLPDLTLKPAQHTEDTKQRLMQNLFSPSK, from the exons ATGTCCAACAACAAGAAATCTT CAACGGCTACAACATTTTACAGTGAACCAGCAGTGGAGGAACTGTACACTGGATACCTGGTCAAGTCCCCACCTCTGACCCTGACTAAAAACACT AAATCATGGAAGAATCGTTTCTTTGTGCTCTCCAAGATCGGTGAAAACACCTTCCAGCTGACATATCATGCAgacgaaaagagagacaaacccTTGGGAGTGATAGACATTTCTAA GATCAGCTTGCTGTTCATTAGCCCTGAGACACATCAGAAGTGGGACTGGGTCAAGAAACAAGCAAAGGGCTCTCCATCCTCTGTGCTGTTCTTGAAAGTGGAAGACGAGAAACAATCTAGAGAATATTTCCTCATTGGAAAAGACCG tGCTGATGTGGATGGTTGGCTCAATGCATTATTCAAGGCGATGAAGACCcagaaatcacaaaataaactacAACACACAGATGATAGTCAG GACAAGAGATCTAGATCAATTACTCTACCTGCAGACCTTTCAGAACCAAACGGTGAAGATCAGGCTGATAACAGACGGTCAGCATTTGAATTAACTTCTCTGCCACAATACGATCATTATGACTATCCCCGCAAGCTGAGCGAACCTCCAATACCAGTAACACGCAAG ATTCCAGTTATTAAGGAAAAAGATGAGAAGGAAGGGAAGCAGGATGAACCTCCAGAGGACAACAGTGAATACATGACCATGGGATCAGT GCAAAGGATGAAAGATGACCAACAGGAGGATGACAAAGCATGCAAAGAGAAAAA TGAATCGGAAACAAATGTTGAGAAGGAGGTCATCGGTAGTCAAAATGGTGTGACAAACAATCTGTTCTTGGCACAAGGCGGCACACCATG TTTAAAGGGGAATCAGAGCCTGCCCCCAGACACAGTACAAGCGATTCAGAACTGCATAAAAACACTAACCAAAAAGGAG GCAAAACTCCTAATTCAACGGCTTCCAGACCTCACTCTGAAACCTGCCCAACACACTGAGGACACAAAACAAAGGCTAATGCAAAATCTCTTTTCACCATCGAAATAA
- the LOC113111577 gene encoding pleckstrin homology domain-containing family S member 1-like isoform X1 produces MPKNCRGTGATATTFYSEPAVEELYTGYLVKSPPLTLTKNTKSWKNRFFVLSKIGENTFQLTYHADEKRDKPLGVIDISKISLLFISPETHQKWDWVKKQAKGSPSSVLFLKVEDEKQSREYFLIGKDRADVDGWLNALFKAMKTQKSQNKLQHTDDSQDKRSRSITLPADLSEPNGEDQADNRRSAFELTSLPQYDHYDYPRKLSEPPIPVTRKIPVIKEKDEKEGKQDEPPEDNSEYMTMGSVQRMKDDQQEDDKACKEKNESETNVEKEVIGSQNGVTNNLFLAQGGTPCLKGNQSLPPDTVQAIQNCIKTLTKKEAKLLIQRLPDLTLKPAQHTEDTKQRLMQNLFSPSK; encoded by the exons atgccgaaaaactgtcgtgggacaggag CAACGGCTACAACATTTTACAGTGAACCAGCAGTGGAGGAACTGTACACTGGATACCTGGTCAAGTCCCCACCTCTGACCCTGACTAAAAACACT AAATCATGGAAGAATCGTTTCTTTGTGCTCTCCAAGATCGGTGAAAACACCTTCCAGCTGACATATCATGCAgacgaaaagagagacaaacccTTGGGAGTGATAGACATTTCTAA GATCAGCTTGCTGTTCATTAGCCCTGAGACACATCAGAAGTGGGACTGGGTCAAGAAACAAGCAAAGGGCTCTCCATCCTCTGTGCTGTTCTTGAAAGTGGAAGACGAGAAACAATCTAGAGAATATTTCCTCATTGGAAAAGACCG tGCTGATGTGGATGGTTGGCTCAATGCATTATTCAAGGCGATGAAGACCcagaaatcacaaaataaactacAACACACAGATGATAGTCAG GACAAGAGATCTAGATCAATTACTCTACCTGCAGACCTTTCAGAACCAAACGGTGAAGATCAGGCTGATAACAGACGGTCAGCATTTGAATTAACTTCTCTGCCACAATACGATCATTATGACTATCCCCGCAAGCTGAGCGAACCTCCAATACCAGTAACACGCAAG ATTCCAGTTATTAAGGAAAAAGATGAGAAGGAAGGGAAGCAGGATGAACCTCCAGAGGACAACAGTGAATACATGACCATGGGATCAGT GCAAAGGATGAAAGATGACCAACAGGAGGATGACAAAGCATGCAAAGAGAAAAA TGAATCGGAAACAAATGTTGAGAAGGAGGTCATCGGTAGTCAAAATGGTGTGACAAACAATCTGTTCTTGGCACAAGGCGGCACACCATG TTTAAAGGGGAATCAGAGCCTGCCCCCAGACACAGTACAAGCGATTCAGAACTGCATAAAAACACTAACCAAAAAGGAG GCAAAACTCCTAATTCAACGGCTTCCAGACCTCACTCTGAAACCTGCCCAACACACTGAGGACACAAAACAAAGGCTAATGCAAAATCTCTTTTCACCATCGAAATAA